The Nitrospirales bacterium genome includes a window with the following:
- a CDS encoding sugar transferase, with translation MQARRTLLIQSLKAIDLILLGIALAAAVAFSYSSSANISFSQFLSIRVKIENIIFVCGMAILWHGIFSFFQIYESRRLSTLKSECLDLLKAVTVSTFVFVTAAVLFRVDIIEPWFVLVLWGGGLSLVLGSRLCLRFILRQARLNGRNIRNILIVGTNPRAVQFALDIQAKPELGYHLVGFLDEPWDGINTFQRTGFSIVTDFENFQSFLRCFIIDEVMIALPIKSYYEQAAQIVAQCEEQGVLIRVLGNMFSPKFAHERVEHFEKHSLLTLQPGALGDHAFVFKRIIDILVSLPLLVFLLPFFAIIGSLIKLSSKGPALFVQERIGRNKRKFRLYKFRTMVPDAEKMLENLIHLNEVEGAAFKIEDDPRLTTLGRWLRKTSIDELPQLWNVLKGDMSLVGPRPLPVRDFEEFKEDWHRRRFSVPPGLTCLWQVNGRSRLSFEKWMELDMQYIDQWTLWLDLKILLKTIPVVLRGTGAA, from the coding sequence ATGCAAGCTAGACGTACGTTACTCATTCAAAGTCTCAAGGCCATAGATCTGATCTTGCTAGGCATTGCATTGGCTGCAGCCGTAGCCTTTTCGTATTCCTCTTCAGCAAACATTTCCTTTAGCCAATTCTTGTCTATTCGAGTCAAGATCGAAAACATCATTTTTGTGTGTGGCATGGCCATTCTGTGGCATGGAATTTTTTCTTTTTTTCAAATATACGAATCTCGTCGCCTTTCGACGTTAAAAAGTGAGTGCCTGGACCTGCTAAAGGCTGTCACTGTATCGACATTCGTTTTTGTGACGGCAGCCGTATTATTTCGAGTTGACATTATCGAACCATGGTTTGTTCTGGTGTTGTGGGGTGGGGGATTAAGCCTAGTACTGGGGAGTCGACTGTGCTTGAGGTTTATCTTGAGGCAAGCCAGATTAAATGGCCGGAATATCCGAAATATTTTGATTGTGGGGACCAATCCTCGAGCTGTCCAATTTGCTCTTGACATTCAAGCCAAGCCAGAGCTCGGTTATCATTTGGTCGGGTTTTTAGATGAGCCGTGGGATGGCATCAACACGTTTCAGCGAACTGGGTTTTCAATCGTGACAGACTTCGAAAATTTCCAGAGTTTTTTGCGATGTTTTATCATTGATGAAGTGATGATTGCTCTTCCAATTAAGTCATACTATGAACAGGCTGCTCAAATTGTGGCTCAGTGTGAAGAGCAGGGAGTCTTGATTCGTGTGTTGGGCAACATGTTTTCGCCAAAATTTGCCCATGAACGAGTCGAACATTTTGAAAAACATTCCCTCCTCACATTACAGCCTGGGGCCTTGGGCGATCACGCATTCGTTTTTAAACGTATCATCGATATTCTGGTCTCGTTGCCACTGTTAGTTTTTCTACTTCCTTTTTTCGCCATTATTGGGAGCCTGATTAAACTCTCAAGCAAGGGACCGGCTTTATTCGTCCAGGAAAGAATCGGTAGAAATAAACGAAAGTTTCGATTGTATAAATTCCGGACGATGGTTCCTGATGCGGAAAAAATGCTTGAAAATCTTATTCACCTCAATGAAGTCGAAGGGGCAGCTTTTAAGATAGAGGATGACCCGCGTCTGACCACGCTTGGCCGATGGCTTCGAAAAACCAGCATTGACGAACTTCCCCAACTCTGGAATGTCCTCAAGGGAGATATGAGCTTAGTTGGTCCTCGGCCCTTACCTGTCCGAGATTTTGAAGAATTTAAAGAAGACTGGCATCGTCGCCGTTTCAGTGTTCCACCGGGATTGACCTGTTTATGGCAAGTCAATGGACGCAGCCGTCTGTCGTTTGAGAAGTGGATGGAATTGGATATGCAATATATCGATCAATGGACGTTATGGCTCGACCTCAAAATTTTACTCAAGACCATTCCCGTTGTCTTACGAGGGACAGGCGCAGCCTAA
- the gmd gene encoding GDP-mannose 4,6-dehydratase, with amino-acid sequence MAKIAFVTGITGQDGSYLAELLLAKGYEVHGLIRRASTFNTSRIDHIYQDPHQPQARLFLHYGDLIDSSQLTHLIYSLQPDEIYHLGAQSHVRVSFDIPENTGDVTALGTTRILEAIKRSGVKCKFYQASSSEMFGNAAPPQGEQTVFYPRSPYGAAKVYAYWMTVNFREASQLFASNGILFNHESPRRGETFVTRKVTRAVANIVAGRQKDLYLGNRQARRDWGFAPEYVEGMYRILQADVSDDFVLGSGEAHTVQELVEEAFGYVGLDWRDFVKEDPKYMRPTEVDVLIANPAKARQHLAWETRIGFPALVRIMIDADMRKIGLAPQGEGDAIIKEKFPDKWWKGD; translated from the coding sequence ATGGCAAAAATTGCATTTGTAACTGGCATTACAGGGCAGGATGGTTCCTATCTGGCGGAATTGCTGTTGGCAAAAGGATATGAAGTTCATGGGCTTATCAGACGGGCAAGTACGTTCAACACGAGTAGGATTGATCACATCTATCAAGACCCCCATCAACCTCAAGCTCGCCTTTTTTTGCATTATGGCGATCTCATCGATTCCAGTCAGTTGACGCATCTGATCTATAGCCTGCAACCCGATGAAATCTACCATCTTGGGGCGCAGAGTCATGTACGGGTGAGTTTTGACATACCAGAAAATACTGGTGATGTGACGGCGCTCGGAACCACGAGAATTTTGGAAGCCATTAAACGAAGTGGGGTGAAGTGCAAGTTTTATCAAGCTTCTTCAAGCGAAATGTTTGGCAATGCTGCTCCGCCGCAGGGAGAGCAGACAGTATTCTACCCCAGAAGCCCATATGGCGCGGCAAAAGTGTACGCCTATTGGATGACGGTCAACTTTCGGGAAGCCAGTCAATTATTCGCCTCTAACGGTATCTTGTTCAATCATGAATCCCCAAGGAGGGGAGAAACATTCGTGACTCGTAAAGTCACGCGAGCGGTTGCCAATATTGTCGCCGGTCGTCAGAAGGATCTGTATCTTGGTAACCGACAAGCCAGACGTGATTGGGGCTTTGCTCCTGAGTATGTGGAAGGCATGTATCGAATATTACAGGCCGATGTTTCGGACGATTTCGTTTTAGGATCGGGAGAAGCCCATACGGTGCAAGAACTCGTGGAAGAAGCCTTCGGCTACGTCGGATTGGACTGGCGAGACTTCGTCAAAGAAGACCCCAAATACATGAGACCGACGGAAGTCGACGTGCTCATCGCGAATCCGGCAAAAGCGAGGCAGCACCTCGCGTGGGAAACCCGGATTGGGTTTCCCGCATTAGTCCGTATTATGATCGATGCAGACATGAGAAAAATTGGACTGGCTCCCCAAGGCGAAGGTGATGCGATCATCAAAGAGAAATTTCCTGACAAATGGTGGAAGGGTGATTAA
- a CDS encoding GDP-L-fucose synthase, whose protein sequence is MNDSKIFVAGHTGMAGSAIVRNLQAKGFSNLLLKDHLSLDLTRQSDVEEFFFTEKPDYVFLAAAKVGGILANATYPAEFIFQNLAIATHVLDAAYRSGVQRVLFLGSSCIYPKHCPQPMREEYLLSGYLEHTNEPYAIAKIAGIKICEAYNRQYGTKFLSVMPTNLYGVGDNFDLETSHVLPALIRKFHEGREHGHDVVVWGTGRAERELLFVDDCAEACVFLMMLPHESFDNLLSYKAGPVINIGTGKGMTIRQLVEMIQRIIGFHGQVQWDSTKPDGTMKKVLDVSRLQGLGWTPQVSLETGIKKTYDWYCRFSSQYSVEVPVLHPHR, encoded by the coding sequence ATTAACGATAGTAAAATCTTCGTCGCAGGTCATACTGGAATGGCGGGGTCTGCGATTGTCCGCAATCTGCAGGCCAAGGGGTTTTCCAATCTTCTCCTAAAAGACCATCTGTCGTTAGACCTAACTCGTCAATCTGACGTCGAAGAGTTTTTTTTCACAGAAAAACCGGACTACGTGTTTCTTGCCGCCGCAAAGGTTGGCGGAATTTTAGCGAATGCCACATATCCGGCCGAATTTATTTTTCAAAATCTGGCCATCGCGACACATGTCCTTGATGCGGCCTATCGAAGCGGCGTCCAACGTGTACTCTTCCTGGGCAGTTCCTGTATCTATCCCAAGCATTGTCCTCAGCCCATGCGCGAAGAATACCTGCTGAGCGGATACCTTGAACACACGAACGAGCCATACGCGATCGCAAAAATTGCTGGCATTAAGATTTGCGAAGCTTATAATAGGCAATATGGTACGAAATTCCTGAGTGTGATGCCGACGAATTTATACGGGGTAGGGGATAACTTTGACCTAGAAACGAGTCACGTATTACCAGCCCTCATTCGAAAGTTTCACGAGGGGCGCGAACATGGCCACGATGTGGTGGTGTGGGGCACCGGACGCGCCGAACGCGAACTATTGTTTGTTGATGATTGCGCTGAAGCCTGTGTGTTCTTAATGATGCTTCCTCACGAATCGTTCGATAATCTGCTATCCTATAAAGCTGGTCCTGTTATTAACATTGGAACGGGGAAAGGCATGACGATTCGCCAACTGGTCGAAATGATTCAGCGGATCATCGGGTTTCACGGTCAAGTTCAATGGGATTCGACAAAGCCTGATGGAACCATGAAGAAGGTTCTTGATGTCTCTCGGCTGCAAGGGTTAGGCTGGACGCCTCAAGTTTCCCTGGAAACAGGCATCAAGAAAACCTACGATTGGTATTGTCGATTCTCATCACAATATTCAGTCGAGGTTCCTGTCCTCCATCCTCACAGGTAA
- a CDS encoding WecB/TagA/CpsF family glycosyltransferase has translation MHTSDPCWPRKFDLFGVSVSSTQYDEALATIIQAARERRSTIVDHMPVHGLIEASRDPDLRQMVNQFDIVAPDGQPVRWALNHFHKAQLSDRVYGPELMLRLCRQASFEGIGVYLLGSTEIVLHQLRTNLLKRFPPLRITGFESPPFRPLTLQEDQALVDRVNKSGAGLIFLGLGCPKQEIFAYDHRKRIHGVQLCVGAAFDFIAGYKPMAPGWMQKHGLEWLFRLCSEPQRLWKRYVITNTIFLRKVAQAMLFEGKISS, from the coding sequence ATGCATACCAGTGACCCCTGTTGGCCCAGAAAATTTGATCTCTTTGGCGTCTCGGTTAGCTCAACTCAGTATGATGAGGCGCTGGCAACCATCATTCAAGCGGCTCGAGAACGTCGATCGACCATTGTTGATCATATGCCCGTGCATGGCCTTATCGAGGCATCTCGAGACCCCGACCTCAGGCAGATGGTGAATCAGTTTGATATCGTCGCCCCAGACGGCCAACCCGTTCGCTGGGCCCTGAATCATTTTCATAAGGCACAGTTATCCGATCGCGTTTACGGTCCCGAGTTAATGTTACGGCTATGCCGACAAGCGAGTTTCGAGGGTATCGGGGTGTATCTGTTGGGCAGCACGGAAATCGTCCTGCATCAGTTGCGGACCAATCTTCTGAAACGCTTTCCACCACTACGCATTACCGGCTTCGAATCTCCACCGTTTCGTCCATTGACTCTTCAGGAAGATCAGGCTCTCGTCGATCGGGTTAATAAAAGTGGGGCCGGCTTGATATTTCTTGGACTCGGTTGTCCGAAGCAAGAAATTTTTGCCTATGATCATCGCAAACGCATTCATGGAGTTCAACTTTGCGTTGGCGCGGCATTTGACTTCATCGCAGGTTATAAACCAATGGCTCCTGGCTGGATGCAAAAGCATGGACTGGAATGGCTCTTTCGGCTCTGCAGCGAACCCCAGAGATTGTGGAAACGATATGTGATCACGAATACGATTTTTCTTCGTAAAGTCGCGCAGGCCATGCTTTTTGAAGGCAAGATCAGTTCGTAA
- a CDS encoding bifunctional UDP-4-keto-pentose/UDP-xylose synthase, whose protein sequence is MKVLSLGGAGFIGSHLTERLLLEGHSVVVVDYYDDKISELINHPGLTLINQDIREPNWGLEELVSDADVVIDLIAYANPGLYVKMPLEVFELNFTENLKIAKACRKLQRRLIQFSTCEVYGKTVASFLNGHLVNPDDPIHATFSEDHTNFILGPIGKHRWIYASAKQLLERILHAYGIENGFNYSIIRPFNFIGPKIDYLLNETDGIPRVFSFFMDALINGGQMKLVDGGTHRRCYTYIDDAIEAIYAIVLNPNDVCDRQIFNIGSPKNEISIQELAVSMRDLYANEFSDKPSKLPEIVTVSSEEFYGVGYEDSDRRIPDISKAKVLLGWEPKWDIHNTLRATMSYYVKEYHMHYALKPWKHDLMQKALSVKD, encoded by the coding sequence ATGAAAGTCCTAAGTCTCGGTGGGGCAGGGTTTATCGGATCACATCTTACAGAACGTCTCTTACTTGAAGGGCATTCCGTTGTTGTCGTCGATTACTATGACGATAAAATCTCCGAACTGATCAATCATCCAGGCCTGACTCTTATCAATCAAGATATCAGAGAGCCGAACTGGGGGTTGGAAGAGCTTGTGAGTGACGCCGATGTCGTCATTGATTTAATCGCCTATGCGAACCCAGGGCTCTATGTCAAAATGCCATTAGAAGTGTTCGAGCTCAACTTCACAGAAAATCTCAAGATTGCCAAAGCCTGTAGAAAACTCCAGAGACGGCTCATTCAGTTCTCAACTTGTGAAGTTTATGGAAAGACGGTAGCGAGTTTTCTGAATGGTCACCTGGTGAATCCTGATGATCCGATCCATGCCACTTTTTCTGAAGATCATACAAACTTTATTCTTGGCCCCATAGGGAAACATCGCTGGATATACGCGTCAGCTAAACAATTATTAGAGCGTATTCTTCATGCCTATGGGATTGAAAATGGCTTCAACTACAGCATCATTCGTCCGTTTAACTTTATCGGTCCCAAAATTGATTATCTGCTCAATGAAACCGACGGAATCCCAAGAGTATTTTCGTTTTTCATGGATGCGCTGATCAATGGAGGACAAATGAAGCTGGTTGATGGAGGGACACACCGTCGTTGTTATACCTACATCGACGACGCCATAGAGGCCATTTACGCCATTGTCCTCAACCCTAACGATGTCTGTGATCGTCAGATTTTTAACATCGGATCCCCCAAAAACGAAATTTCCATACAAGAGTTGGCCGTCTCGATGCGAGATTTGTACGCCAATGAATTTTCGGATAAGCCATCAAAGCTCCCCGAAATCGTCACCGTCTCATCAGAAGAATTTTACGGAGTGGGATACGAGGATTCAGATCGTCGTATTCCCGACATTTCCAAGGCGAAGGTCCTTCTTGGATGGGAACCCAAGTGGGATATTCATAATACACTTCGCGCGACGATGAGCTATTATGTCAAGGAATACCACATGCATTACGCGCTCAAACCATGGAAACATGATCTCATGCAGAAAGCTTTAAGCGTGAAAGATTAG
- a CDS encoding glycosyltransferase family 4 protein: MHGNHLHILYLNPHLTRPNSEQGTWGRKFVDELRGLGVEVTTYPEYSIHQASPTCSRSGQNRQLSRFFKSYSPNWLQHVFIEFMSIARGLWYSFRLGLWAKQFKSHPPDVIYGRVSYCDWAPWLIGHTLCRPIILEVHSPHYLERTFRGWKQSRILQKYEQLQWKYASLIRVVSKPMVKILEREGITPERISFIPYGVEILPQRVKDPSCHSSNLTIVFVGSFYSWHGVRILLEAVALVKQHIPDLTLELIGDGQTFHGDKQLTRILGLEDIVRFLGWLPRHKMLDHVRFADIAVAPFLHIEPFYFDPVKILDYMSTGVAIIASRLERIAEMLHYGRGGILVPPGNAQVLADNLVILAKNSHLREQLGIAAQEILEEEGYSWESTAQRVKGLCQEAIEHKGPPFSEVDASG, encoded by the coding sequence GGTAATCATTTACATATTCTCTACCTTAATCCACATTTGACTCGTCCGAATAGTGAACAGGGTACCTGGGGGCGAAAGTTCGTGGATGAACTTCGAGGACTCGGGGTCGAAGTTACCACCTACCCTGAGTATTCCATCCATCAGGCTTCACCGACGTGCTCCCGTTCAGGTCAGAATAGGCAACTTTCCCGGTTCTTCAAAAGTTACAGTCCAAACTGGCTTCAACATGTTTTCATTGAATTTATGAGCATCGCCCGTGGGCTGTGGTATAGCTTCCGTCTTGGCCTGTGGGCAAAACAATTCAAGTCTCATCCGCCAGATGTTATCTATGGGCGTGTCTCCTATTGTGATTGGGCTCCATGGCTCATTGGACATACGCTTTGTCGGCCAATCATCCTGGAAGTCCACTCCCCTCACTACCTTGAACGTACGTTTCGAGGATGGAAGCAATCCAGGATTCTACAAAAGTACGAACAATTACAATGGAAATATGCTTCATTGATTCGCGTCGTTTCTAAACCCATGGTCAAGATATTAGAAAGAGAGGGAATCACTCCGGAACGGATTTCTTTTATCCCATATGGTGTTGAGATCCTTCCTCAACGAGTGAAAGACCCTTCATGCCATTCATCAAATCTCACAATCGTGTTTGTCGGCAGTTTCTATTCATGGCATGGAGTCAGAATATTATTAGAAGCTGTTGCCTTAGTAAAACAACACATCCCTGACCTTACTCTCGAACTCATCGGTGATGGGCAGACGTTTCACGGTGATAAACAGTTAACACGGATCCTCGGCCTCGAGGATATTGTGCGTTTTCTCGGCTGGCTCCCTCGCCATAAGATGCTTGACCATGTTCGGTTTGCAGATATTGCTGTTGCCCCTTTTCTTCACATCGAGCCATTTTATTTCGATCCCGTCAAGATCCTTGATTACATGTCAACGGGAGTGGCCATCATTGCCTCACGACTCGAACGTATCGCAGAAATGCTTCACTATGGTCGCGGAGGCATTCTTGTCCCACCTGGCAATGCTCAAGTCTTAGCGGATAACTTGGTTATCCTTGCGAAAAATTCTCATCTTCGAGAACAGCTAGGGATAGCCGCTCAGGAAATTCTTGAAGAAGAAGGATACAGCTGGGAAAGCACTGCTCAGCGCGTTAAAGGACTTTGCCAAGAGGCCATCGAACACAAAGGGCCTCCGTTCTCGGAGGTTGATGCGTCGGGTTAA